The Rhodococcus rhodochrous DNA window TCTGCGGTGTGCTCGACACCCTGCTCGGTGTCGCGGTGATCGTCCTCGCCGTCTCGGGCGCGCTCTCCTGAGTCCTGGGGATCGTCAGACGACGGTCGCGTCGCCGAAGGTCATCCGCAGATCGGGGATCGACGACGAGGCCAGTGCGCGTCGCGGCAGACCGAGCGACCGCAGTTCGTCGGCGATCGGATGCGTCCCCAACCGCAGGGTCGCGCCGCCGAGCCGGGTGCGCACGCCGCTCGGATTCATCTCCCAGGTCGTGCAGCGGGTGACGTCGTCGATGTGCGAGTAGGCGGCGAGCGAGGCCGCGAGACCCTTGCCCGGAACCGGAAGTCCGGGCGCCACGGTCAGTTCGGCGATCAGCGCTCCGTCGGCGGAGACCGAACCACGTTTGGTGCTGCTGTCGTGGTCGGCGTCGAAGTCGGCGAGGGTCTTCGGGAAACCCCAGATGCCGCGTCCCGCCGCGAGAGTGAAGTCGCCGTCGACGGGCAGGTGGTGGATGAGCGCACCGGCCTGCCCGCCGACCAGGCTCCGCCAGTCGTCGACGATGCCGTCGCCGCGGTTGCGGTGGTTGCGGACGAGGAAGCACACCCCGAACTCGTTGTACGGGCCGAGATCCCCGTCGACGTAGTCCACGAAGACGATCGTGCAGATCCCGTGGCCCGGCCGGTACTGCAGGATCTCGAGCCCGGTGTGGGCGACGAGTTCCTGCGCGGGGCGCACGGGAACCGAGAACATCCCCATGAACGCCGTGGCCGTTCGGACCTGCACGGGCATCGTGACCGGTTTGCCCAGCACCAGATGCGTCGTCGTCTCGCTCATCGCTGCCTTCCGGAAGTCGGACGTGCGTACCCCGACAATGAGAACACGTTCCAGTTCCGGAGGGAAGGGATCAGGAGGGGGCGCCGATGTTCATCTCGTCGGGATGCGCGCCCACCCGCGTGCCGTCGTCGAGCGTGTCGAGTTCGCTGAGGTCGAGCTCGTCGAGCTCGAAGTCGAAGACGTCGATGTTCTGGGAGATGCGCTGCTCGTGCACCGACTTCGGGATGACGATCAGTCCGTTCTGCAGATGCCAGCGGATCAGCACCTGCGCGGCCGACTTGCTGTGACGGTCGGCGATGCGGGTGACGATCGGGTCGACGAGCAGGGTGTTCGGCTTCGAGTTCGGACCCCAGCCCGAGTTGCTCGTGCCCCCGAGCGGGCTCCACGACTCGACCGCGATGCCGTGCTCGGACGCGAATCGTCGGATCTCGGTCTGGGGGAGATGCGGGTGCAGTTCCACCTGATCCACCGCGGGCAGCAGCCCACCACGATCGACGAGCAGCTGCAGGTGATGCGGTTCGAAGTTGCACACCCCGACGGCCTTCGCGCGTCCCGACTCGGCGATCTTCTCGAGCGCATCCCAGGTCCGCAGCAGACGCTCGCGGTCCTGCAACGGCCAGTGGATCAGGTACAGGTCGACGTACTCGGTGCCCAGCTTCTTCAGGCTCGTGTCGAAGGCCTTCAGCGCCGGCTCGTAACCCTGATCGGAGTTCCACAGCTTCGTGGTGACGAAGATGTCCTCGCGCGGCACCGACGACGCGGCGAGCGCGCGGCCGACGCCTTCCTCGTTGCCGTAGGCCGCGGCCGTGTCGATGTGCCGGTAACCGGCTTCGTCGATCGCGTATCGGACCGCGTGTTCGGTCTCGTCGTTGGTGGCCTGCCAGACTCCCAGGCCCAGCTGCGGGATCGTCGTTCCGGAATTCAGCGTGATCGTGGGAGGTGTCATCTATCCGACGTTAGCGAGCCGCCGCGGCGGGCGCGAGGAATCCCGGACGATCAGGTGTCCTCCGGCCCGTGGGTATCGACCTCACCCGTCGGGGGACGGGAGGCGAGCAGCGCCGCCCACGCATCGACCTCGCGGCGGCTCGTCAGCCGCACGACCGGCAGATCGAGGCGCTCGGCGAGCGCGGTGAGGACGCGGTCGCGATACCCGCTATGGGTGCGCCACGCCCAGCGCACGATGTGGTCGCGATCGCGGAAGAAGGTGTGCAGGGGCGGTTCGACGTTGCCGTTCCACAACTCCTCCCGGCGCACTCTGCGTCGCAGCGTCCGCCACACCACTTGGCGCATCACCGTGCTCCGCGGCAGGTCGAGCCACACCATCAGGTCGGCGCGCTCGACGAGCAGCGGCCGCACCGCCGTGTACTGCCACTCCGTCACCCAGCGAGGCTGTGCCGTGAATTCCTCGACGTCCTCACGGAAGGACGGACGCGGCGTCCAATTCGGACCGTGATGGAGCCCGTCGATCTCGACGTGCGGAAGGTCGAGGATCTCCCCGATCCTCGCGGCGAGGGTCGTCTTGCCGGAACCGGACGTCCCCGCCACGAGGACGCGGCGGGGACGCACGGGGAGCGGAACCGAGGAATCGAGGAGGCGCATCACCGATCTTTCGCAGGGATCGCCGCCGACGATATTGCTCAGGCGGATACTGCGCTCAGGTATTCGCGCGGTTGCCCGAACAACTGGGCGCTGCCGTGCGCCCGCTTGAAGAACAACTGCGCGTCGTGCTCCCAGGTGATCGCGATCCCGCCGTGCAGCTGCACGGCCTCCGACGCGACCTGCTGGAAGGCCTCCGAACAGTAGATCTTCGCCGCGTACGCGTCCTGCGGATCCTGCGACAAGGCAGCCGCATACGACATCGATCGTGCCGTCTCCACGAGCGCGTACATGTCGGCCATGCGGTGCTTGAGTGCCTGGAACGACCCGATCGCGCGACCGAACTGCTTGCGGTTCTTCGCGTAGTCGACGGTCAGGTCGAGCACGGCCTGCGCGGCGCCCACCTGCTCGGCCGACAGGGCGATCGCCGCGGCCGCCCGCAACCGGTCGGCGAGATCGTCGGACGACGACAGGCGACGACCGGTCACCGCCGAGAACGAGACTTCCGCGAGGGAACGCGTGGGATCCATCGTGGGCACGCGGCGCCGCGACACCCCGTCGGTCTCCGGGTCGACCTCGAACAGGCCGACCGTGTCGCCGTCGGCGGCGAGCACGAGCAGGGTGGACGCGATGTCGCCGCCGAGCACGTAGTGCGCGGTTCCGGTCAGCACGTCGCCCTCGGCATTCACGCCGGGACGTTGCCAGCCGGCGGCCGACGCCCAGCACACCGCGACGATCTCCCCGGCGGCGATGCCGGGGAGCAGACGCGCCGCCGCGTCGGCATCACCGGACAGCAGCACGGTCTGCGCCGCGAGCACCGCCGACCCCAGGAACGGCGAGGGCGTGAGCGTGCGGCCGAGTTCCTCGAGGACCACGTGGGTCTCGACCCACGAGGCGCCCACACCGTCGTATTCCTCCGGAACGGCGAGGGCCGCGACCCCGACCTGTTCGACGAGCATCGTCCACAGTTCGTCGTCGTACCCGCTGTCGGTGGTGATCGCGCGCCGGACGGCAGCCGAATCGGAATGCTTGGCGAGCAGGGTTCGCACCGAGTCCCGCAGTGCGGCGCGCTCTTCCGTCTCGAACGTCACGACGCCTCGCTCTCGAGTGCCGCGACCACGCGGGCCCGGTGCTCGTCGGGGGTGCCCCACGCGGTGACGAGCGCACGGACCTTCGTGATCCACAGCGACAGATCGTATTCCTGGGTGTAGCCGATGGCGCCGTGCACCTGCAGGGCCGTACGTGCGGCGAGATAGGCGGCGTCGCCGCACGCGATCTTCGCGGCCGAGACGTCCCGGGACACGGTGGGCAGCCCGTCGCGGACGGCGATGGCCGCGCCGTGCAGCAGCGGACGTGCCATCTCCAGCGCGATCGCCACCTCGGCGAGGTGGTGCTTGACCGCCTGGAAGGAGCCGATCGCGCGACCGAACTGCTTGCGCTGCTGCGCGTACTCGACGGTGGTGTCGAGAAGAGTCCGGCCCAGGCCCTGGAGCTGAGCGGCCGACGCGAGGACACCGATATCGAAAGCCGCAGCGGTATCGGAGGATCCGAGCGACTCGCCGGCAGTGAGCGAGGCGAGCGTGCGCGACCGGTCGACCGACTCGCGCGTCTCACCCGGAGTGCCCACCGAGACGGTGCCGTCGGCCACGTGCAGCGCGAGGCCGGCGACATGCGCGTCGACCGCGTACGGCGCGTGGGGGAGCATCGCGACGGTGGCGAGCGAGCCGGCGGCAAGAGGACCGAGACGCTCGGGTGCCACGGTGGCGAGCAGAACCGGTGCCACCGCGACGGTTTCGACCACCGGGCCGGGTACGGCGTGGCGACCGAGCTGTTCGACAGCGACGACGAGGTCGACCGCGTCGGCCCCGAGGCCGTCGTGCTCCTCCGCGACGAGCAAACCGTTGACACCGGTCTCGGCCAGTCGCTCCCACACCTGCAGACCCGGTGCCGTGTCGCCGCTGTTCCACGCACGGATCACCTGCGGCATGTCCGACTTGGTGAGCAGGGCGTCGATACTGGACGCGAAGTCCTCATGGGACTCGTCGAGTGCGAATCTCATCGATCACCCCTCGGAAGGCCGAGCAGCCGCTCGGCGATGACGTTCTTCTGGATTTCGTTGGTACCGGCGTAGATCGGTCCCGACAGCGAGAACAGATAACCGTCGGTCCAGCCGTCGACGAGCTCGGCGTCCGCTCCCTGCAGGTCGAGCGCCGTCTCGTGCGCGGCGATGTCCCATTCGGACCAGAACACCTTGTTGATCGACGATTCGGCGCCGAGCTGCCCGCCCGCGGTCAGGCGCGTGACGGTCGCCCAGGTCGACAGTTCGTAGGCGCGGGCACCGATCCATGCGTCGGCGACGCGGTTGCGCAGCGCGGTGTCGCCGTGGAGGCCGGACTCGCCGTAGGCGCGCAGTAGCCGATCGGTGGTCGCCAGGAAGCGGCCCGGTGCGCGCAGCGACAGGCCGCGCTCGTTGGAGGCGGTGCTCATCGCGACCCGCCATCCCTCGTTCACCGCGCCGATCACACCGGACTCGCCGGGACGCTCCGGATCGTCGGGGACGAAGACGTCCTCGAGGAAGATCTCCGCGAAGCCCGGCTCACCGTCGAGCTGCGGGATCGGTCGCACGGTGACGCCCTCGGCCCTCAGGTCGAACATGAAGTAGGTGATGCCCTTGTGCCGCTGGGCCTCCGGGTCGGAGCGGAACAGGCCGAAGCCCATGTCGGCGTAGGACGCCCGCGAGCTCCACGTCTTCTGCCCGTTGAGCAGCCAGCCTCCGTCGACCTTCGTGGCGGTGGAGCGCAGCGACGCGAGGTCGGAGCCGGACTCGGGTTCCGACCAGGCCTGGGCCCAGATGTCGTCGGCCCGGGCCATGCGCGGCATGATGCGGGCGAGCTGCTCGGGATGAGCGTGCTCGAAGAGGGTGGGGGCGAGCAGGAAGATGCCGTTCTGGCTCACGCGTCCCGGGGCGCCCGCACGGTAGTACTCTTCTTCGAAGACCACCCACTGTTCGAGCGTCGCGTCGCGTCCGCCCAGTTCTTCGGGCCAGGAGACGACCGACAGTCGTGCGTCGGCCAGGCGCCGTTCCCACTCCCGGTGCTGTTCGAAGCCCTCCGCGGTGTCCATCGACTTCAGCGGTGTGCTCGGAACGTTCGCCTCGAGGAAGGCACGCACTTCGTCGCGGAACGCGACGGTGGCGTCGTCGAGTTCGAGATTCACTACTTGGACCCTTCCTGGACCGGGCGCGCGCTCGCGGCCATCGACTTGGCGTTCATGCCGCCGAGGGAGTCGGTGCCGACCTCGGCGTTGTAGGAGTGGGCGAAGTGGTGCAGGCCGAACACCGAGTCCATGCCGTTGCGCATGCCCATCTGGTCCTCGCACTGGTTGACCGCACGCTTGGTGAGCGCGAGCCCGAAGCGCGGCATCTCCGCGATGCGGGCGGCGAGGGCGAGGGTCTCGGACTCGAGCTCCTCACGCGGGACGACCCGGTTGACCATGCCCACCTCGTACGCGCGCTGCGCCGAGAACCGGTCGCCGGTGTAGAGGATCTCCTTGGCGAAACGAGTGCCGAGAACCCAGGGATGGGCGAAGTACTCGACACCGGGGATACCCATGCGCACCACGGGATCGGAGAAGAACGCGTCGTCGGAGGCGACGATGAGGTCGCACACCCACGCGAGCATCAGACCGCCGGCGATGCAGGCGCCCTGGACGGACGCGATGGTGGGCTTGGGGATCTCGCGCCAGCGACGGCACATCCCCAGGTACACCTCCATCTCACGGGCGTAACGCTGGTCGCCGCCTTCCTTGTCGACGTGGTCCCACCACATGACGGCCTTGTTGTCGTAGTGCACGTGGTGATCGCGTCCGGGGGTGCCCAGATCGTGACCGGCCGAGAAGTGCTTGCCGTTGCCGGCCAGCACGATCACCTTGACCTCGTCGTCCTCGACGGCCTTCTCGAACGCCGCGTCGAGCGCGTAGGTCATGACCGAGTTCTGGGCATTGCGATAGTCGGGGCGATTCAGGGTGACGATCGCGACGCCGTCACGCACCTCGTAGGTGACGACATCGGGCTCGAACGGGACGGTCATGACTTCTCCTCACGCAGAACGTTCTTCAGTACCTTGCCGGACGGATTTCGGGGCAGCGCGTCGACGAACCGAACCGAGCGCGGCGCCTTGAAGTTGGCGAGTTTGTCTCTGGCATACGCGATCACGTCGTCCTCGGTGAGCGGATGTCCGTCCAGCGGGACGACGAACGCCCTGCCGACCTCACCCATGCGCTCGTCGGGAACGCCGATCACGGCGACCTCGTGGACCCCCGGCAGGCGCAACAGCGCCGCCTCGACCTCGGCGGGATAGACGTTGAAACCGCCGCTGATGTACATGTCCTTGAGGCGGTCGGTGATGTCGAGATAGCCGCGGTCGTCGAGGACGCCCACGTCGCCGGTGTGGAGCCAGCCGTCCTCGTCGATCGTCTGCGCGGTGGCCTCGGGATCGTCGAGATAGCCCAGCATCACGTTGGGGCCGCGCAGCAGGATCTCGCCCTTGTCGCCGATACGCACCTCGAAGTCGGCCGTGGCGCGGCCCGACGAGTTCGACACGGTCACGGGGTCGTCGTCGATGCGGCACATCGTGGCGACCACGGCCTCGGTCTGTCCGTAGGCGGTGAGCACGGCGTCGAAGCTCAGTTCGTTCTGCATGCGTTCGACGAGCGAGACGGGAACCGGTGCGGCACCCGTGACGGCCACGCGCAGATTCGACATGTCGTAGTCGCCGCGGCGCGGGTGGTCGAGGATGCTCTGATAGATCGTCGGTGCGCCGGGCAGCACGCTGATGTTCTCCTGCGCGACGATCGCCATGACCTTCTCGGTGTCGAAGACGGCCATCGGGACGACGGTGGAGCCGGCGAGCAGTGCGGCGACGAAGCCCGCCTTGTAGCCGAAGCTGTGGAAGAACGGGTTGATGATCAGATAATTGTCGTCGGGGGTCAGCGCGGCGCAGTCGGCCCAGGCCTGTGCGACTCCGATGAGCTGGCGGTGTGCGCTCAGCACGCCTTTGCTGCGACCGGTCGTGCCGGAAGTGAAGAGGATGTCGGAGACGTCGTCGGGCTGCACCGATCGCGCACGCTCGTCCGCCTGCGCGAGCAACGGCTCGGTGGCGAGACCGAGGAAGTCGTCCCATCCGATCACGTCGTCGCTCGGGTTGTCGTTGCCGCCCAGAGGGATCCGCACCACTGTCGGAACGACGAGATCGGGCGCGGCTTCGCGCAGCGCGGCGTATCTGTCGGTGCCGAGGAAATCGCCGGCGACGACGAGCGCGGTGGCGTGGACCCGTTCGACGATGTCGGCGGCCTCGGTGCCGGTGTAGCGGGTGTTGACGGGGACGAGGACCCCGCCCGCCCAGTGCACGCCCAGGGCGGCGATCTCCCAGTGGAACGTATTGGGTGACCAGACCGCGACGCGGTCGCCGTTCTTCAGGCCTCGTGCCACGAGCGCCGCAGCGAAGACCCGGACGCGTTCGTGCAGTTCGGTGAAAGTCAGCCGGGTGTCGCCGTCGACGAGGGCGAGCCGGTCCGCGTGGTCGCGAGCGGCACGGATGAGGGCGGCCGGCGTGGTTCCGGGTGTTGTGTTCACGTAGCTCCCTACCTAGCAATTGCTTGGTAGGTTATCGTACAGACGTGCACCAGAGCGAGAGCCAGGACAATGCGGAGTTCGCGGCCACCGTACGACAGTGGCTCGAAGACAATCTGACCGGCGAATTCGCCGAGCTCAGAGGCAAGGGCGGACCCGGCAGCGAACACGAATTCTTCGAACAGCGACTCGCGTGGGATCGTCACCTGGCAGAGTCCGGATGGACCTGCATCGGATGGCCCACCGAGTACGGCGGACGCGGCGCGACGATGGATCAGCGCGTGATCTTCCACGAGGAGTACGCGAAGGCGAATGCCCCTGCGCGCGTCAACCACCTCGGTGAAGAACTGCTCGGCCCCACCCTCATCGCCTTCGGGACCGAGGAGCAGAAGAAGCGCTTCCTGCCCGGAATCCGCAACGTCACCGAACTGTGGGCGCAGGGCTACTCCGAGCCCGGAGCGGGCTCCGACCTCGCCAACGTCTCCACCACTGCCCGTCTCGAAGGCGACAAGTGGGTGATCAACGGCCAGAAGGTCTGGACGTCGCTCGCACACGTCGCGCAGTGGGCCTTCGTCGTGGCCCGCACCGAACCGGGCTCGACGCGGCATCACGGACTGAGCTTCCTGCTCGTCCCGCTCGACCAGCCCGGCGTGACGGTCCGGCCCATCCAGCAGCTCACCGGCACCTCCGAGTTCAACGAGGTCTTCTTCGACGACGCCGTCACCGACGCCGACCTCGTCGTCGGTGCCCCGGGTGACGGGTGGAAGGTCGCGATGGGACTGCTGACCTTCGAACGTGGCGTCTCGACGCTCGGCCAGCAGATCGGCTTCGCCCGCGAACTCGACGGCATCGTCGAGATCGCCCGCGAAAACGGCGCGTTCGACGACCCGCACATCCGTGAGCGGATCGCCCGGGCCCGGATCGGGTTGCGCGTCATGCGCGCTCACGCCCTGCGCACCCTGGGCGACGCCGATCCCGGCCAGGCCTCGGTGGCCAAGCTGCTGTGGGCCAACTGGCATCGCGACCTCGGTGAGCTGGCGATGGACGTGCAGGGCGCGTCCTCGCTCGTCGGACCCGACCACGACCATGCCGGGAATCCCTCCGACATCACCGATCCCGAACATCTCGAACTCGCGCAGTGGCAGCGACTGTTCCTGTTCACCCGCGCCGACACCATCTACGGCGGATCCAACGAGGTCCAGCGCAATATCATCGCCGAGCGCGTGCTCGGCCTTCCCCGGGAGGCACGTCCGTGACCGCTACACCCCAGACCACCTCGCCCCTCGCGACCCCGCCCGTCGAGACCCCTGGCCACGGCCTCCTCGCAGGCAAGAAGGTCGTCGTCACCGCCGCCGCGGGCACCGGGATCGGGTTCTCGTCCGCACGACGAGCACTGCTCGAGGGCGCCGACGTGCTGATCTCGGACTTCCACGAGCGTCGTCTCGGAGAAGCCGCGGACAAGCTCGCCGCCGAGTTCCCGGAGCAGCAGGTCGCGTCGATCGTGTGCGACGTCTCGTCCACCGAGCAGGTCGACGCGCTCATCACCGGGGCGGCCGAACAGCTCGGCCGCATCGACGTCCTCATCAACAATGCGGGCCTCGGCGGTGAGACGCCCGTCGTGGACATGACCGACGACCAGTGGGATCGCGTCCTCGACATCACCCTCACCAGCACATTTCGCGCAACCCGCGCTGCGCTGCGGTACTTCCGATCGGTCGACCACGGCGGTGTCCTCGTCAACAACGCCTCGGTCCTCGGCTGGCGCGCGCAGCACTCGCAGGCGCACTACGCCGCCGCGAAGGCCGGCGTCATGGCCCTGACCCGCTGCTCGGCGATCGAGGCCGCCGAGTACGGCGTGCGGATCAACGCGGTAGCCCCGTCCATCGCGCGTCACGCCTTCCTCGCGAAGGTCACCAGTGAGGAACTGCTCGATCGGCTCGCCTCCGACGAAGCGTTCGGGCGCGCAGCCGAGGTGTGGGAGGTCGCGGCGACGATCGCGATGCTCGCCAGCGACTACACCACCTATCTGACCGGCGAGGTCGTATCGGTCTCCTCCCAGCGCGCATGATCTCGCCCTCCTGTCGGCTTGAAAGGATGTCCGTATGACTCCTGCTCGTGACGACAACAGCGGCAAGTCCGGGCGCCGCGCGGAACTGCTCGACATCGCTGCCGAGCTGTTCGCCTCGCGAGGCGTCCGGGCGACGACCGTACGCGATATCGCCGATGCCGCCGGCATCCTTTCCGGCAGCCTCTACCACCATTTCGATTCGAAGGAGTCGATGGTCGACGAGATCCTGCGCGCGTTCCTCGGCGACCTGTTCGACAGCTACCGCAAGATCGTCGCGTCCGACCTGCCGTCGCGTGACACGCTCGCAGCGCTGGTGACGACCTCCTACGAGGCGATCGACCGGTCGCACGCCGCCGTCGCCATCTACCAGGGTGAGGCCAAGCATCTCGAAGGCGACCGCTTCGCCTACATCGGTGAACTCAACATCGAGTTCCGCGACCTGTGGGTGGGCGTGATCGAACGCGGCGTCGCCGACGGTTCCTTCCGTCCGGATCTCGACGTCGAACTCGTCTTCCGATTCCTGCGCGACACGGTCTGGGTCGCGGTCCGCTGGTACCGCCCGGGGGGTGCGCTCAGCATCGACCAGGTTGCCCAGCAATACCTTTCCATCGTTCTCGACGGACTGTCGAATCAGAACTTCCCTAAGGAGCAGCAATGACCGAGGCCTACATCGTCGACGCGGTGCGCACCCCCATCGGCAAGAAGAAGGGCGGGCTGGCGGACGTGCACCCGGCCGACCTGGGCGCGCACGTCATCAAGGCGGTCGTCGAGCGCACGGGCATCGACCCGGCCGACGTCGACGACGTGGTCTTCGGCTGCGTCGACGCCATCGGTGGGCAGGCCGGCAACATCGCTCGCACGTCGTGGCTGGCCGCCGGCTACCCGCAGCACGTGCCCGGCGTGACCGTCGACCGTCAGTGCGGGTCGAGCCAGCAGGCGCTGCACTTCGGCGCGCAGGCGATCCTGAGCAACACCGCCGATCTCATCATCGCCGGCGGTGTCCAGAACATGTCGCAGATCCCGATCTCCGCGGCCATGATCGTCGGACAGCAGTACGGCTTCGACACCCCCTTCGGCGGGTCGACCGGCTGGACCGAGCGCTACGGCAGCGACGAGGTC harbors:
- a CDS encoding acetoacetate decarboxylase family protein, which gives rise to MSETTTHLVLGKPVTMPVQVRTATAFMGMFSVPVRPAQELVAHTGLEILQYRPGHGICTIVFVDYVDGDLGPYNEFGVCFLVRNHRNRGDGIVDDWRSLVGGQAGALIHHLPVDGDFTLAAGRGIWGFPKTLADFDADHDSSTKRGSVSADGALIAELTVAPGLPVPGKGLAASLAAYSHIDDVTRCTTWEMNPSGVRTRLGGATLRLGTHPIADELRSLGLPRRALASSSIPDLRMTFGDATVV
- a CDS encoding enoyl-CoA hydratase, with product MTVPFEPDVVTYEVRDGVAIVTLNRPDYRNAQNSVMTYALDAAFEKAVEDDEVKVIVLAGNGKHFSAGHDLGTPGRDHHVHYDNKAVMWWDHVDKEGGDQRYAREMEVYLGMCRRWREIPKPTIASVQGACIAGGLMLAWVCDLIVASDDAFFSDPVVRMGIPGVEYFAHPWVLGTRFAKEILYTGDRFSAQRAYEVGMVNRVVPREELESETLALAARIAEMPRFGLALTKRAVNQCEDQMGMRNGMDSVFGLHHFAHSYNAEVGTDSLGGMNAKSMAASARPVQEGSK
- a CDS encoding P-loop NTPase family protein, producing the protein MRLLDSSVPLPVRPRRVLVAGTSGSGKTTLAARIGEILDLPHVEIDGLHHGPNWTPRPSFREDVEEFTAQPRWVTEWQYTAVRPLLVERADLMVWLDLPRSTVMRQVVWRTLRRRVRREELWNGNVEPPLHTFFRDRDHIVRWAWRTHSGYRDRVLTALAERLDLPVVRLTSRREVDAWAALLASRPPTGEVDTHGPEDT
- a CDS encoding aldo/keto reductase, coding for MTPPTITLNSGTTIPQLGLGVWQATNDETEHAVRYAIDEAGYRHIDTAAAYGNEEGVGRALAASSVPREDIFVTTKLWNSDQGYEPALKAFDTSLKKLGTEYVDLYLIHWPLQDRERLLRTWDALEKIAESGRAKAVGVCNFEPHHLQLLVDRGGLLPAVDQVELHPHLPQTEIRRFASEHGIAVESWSPLGGTSNSGWGPNSKPNTLLVDPIVTRIADRHSKSAAQVLIRWHLQNGLIVIPKSVHEQRISQNIDVFDFELDELDLSELDTLDDGTRVGAHPDEMNIGAPS
- a CDS encoding acyl-CoA dehydrogenase family protein, with protein sequence MNLELDDATVAFRDEVRAFLEANVPSTPLKSMDTAEGFEQHREWERRLADARLSVVSWPEELGGRDATLEQWVVFEEEYYRAGAPGRVSQNGIFLLAPTLFEHAHPEQLARIMPRMARADDIWAQAWSEPESGSDLASLRSTATKVDGGWLLNGQKTWSSRASYADMGFGLFRSDPEAQRHKGITYFMFDLRAEGVTVRPIPQLDGEPGFAEIFLEDVFVPDDPERPGESGVIGAVNEGWRVAMSTASNERGLSLRAPGRFLATTDRLLRAYGESGLHGDTALRNRVADAWIGARAYELSTWATVTRLTAGGQLGAESSINKVFWSEWDIAAHETALDLQGADAELVDGWTDGYLFSLSGPIYAGTNEIQKNVIAERLLGLPRGDR
- a CDS encoding acyl-CoA dehydrogenase family protein — encoded protein: MTFETEERAALRDSVRTLLAKHSDSAAVRRAITTDSGYDDELWTMLVEQVGVAALAVPEEYDGVGASWVETHVVLEELGRTLTPSPFLGSAVLAAQTVLLSGDADAAARLLPGIAAGEIVAVCWASAAGWQRPGVNAEGDVLTGTAHYVLGGDIASTLLVLAADGDTVGLFEVDPETDGVSRRRVPTMDPTRSLAEVSFSAVTGRRLSSSDDLADRLRAAAAIALSAEQVGAAQAVLDLTVDYAKNRKQFGRAIGSFQALKHRMADMYALVETARSMSYAAALSQDPQDAYAAKIYCSEAFQQVASEAVQLHGGIAITWEHDAQLFFKRAHGSAQLFGQPREYLSAVSA
- a CDS encoding acyl-CoA dehydrogenase family protein yields the protein MHQSESQDNAEFAATVRQWLEDNLTGEFAELRGKGGPGSEHEFFEQRLAWDRHLAESGWTCIGWPTEYGGRGATMDQRVIFHEEYAKANAPARVNHLGEELLGPTLIAFGTEEQKKRFLPGIRNVTELWAQGYSEPGAGSDLANVSTTARLEGDKWVINGQKVWTSLAHVAQWAFVVARTEPGSTRHHGLSFLLVPLDQPGVTVRPIQQLTGTSEFNEVFFDDAVTDADLVVGAPGDGWKVAMGLLTFERGVSTLGQQIGFARELDGIVEIARENGAFDDPHIRERIARARIGLRVMRAHALRTLGDADPGQASVAKLLWANWHRDLGELAMDVQGASSLVGPDHDHAGNPSDITDPEHLELAQWQRLFLFTRADTIYGGSNEVQRNIIAERVLGLPREARP
- a CDS encoding TetR/AcrR family transcriptional regulator, with product MTPARDDNSGKSGRRAELLDIAAELFASRGVRATTVRDIADAAGILSGSLYHHFDSKESMVDEILRAFLGDLFDSYRKIVASDLPSRDTLAALVTTSYEAIDRSHAAVAIYQGEAKHLEGDRFAYIGELNIEFRDLWVGVIERGVADGSFRPDLDVELVFRFLRDTVWVAVRWYRPGGALSIDQVAQQYLSIVLDGLSNQNFPKEQQ
- a CDS encoding FadD3 family acyl-CoA ligase; its protein translation is MNTTPGTTPAALIRAARDHADRLALVDGDTRLTFTELHERVRVFAAALVARGLKNGDRVAVWSPNTFHWEIAALGVHWAGGVLVPVNTRYTGTEAADIVERVHATALVVAGDFLGTDRYAALREAAPDLVVPTVVRIPLGGNDNPSDDVIGWDDFLGLATEPLLAQADERARSVQPDDVSDILFTSGTTGRSKGVLSAHRQLIGVAQAWADCAALTPDDNYLIINPFFHSFGYKAGFVAALLAGSTVVPMAVFDTEKVMAIVAQENISVLPGAPTIYQSILDHPRRGDYDMSNLRVAVTGAAPVPVSLVERMQNELSFDAVLTAYGQTEAVVATMCRIDDDPVTVSNSSGRATADFEVRIGDKGEILLRGPNVMLGYLDDPEATAQTIDEDGWLHTGDVGVLDDRGYLDITDRLKDMYISGGFNVYPAEVEAALLRLPGVHEVAVIGVPDERMGEVGRAFVVPLDGHPLTEDDVIAYARDKLANFKAPRSVRFVDALPRNPSGKVLKNVLREEKS
- a CDS encoding SDR family oxidoreductase: MTATPQTTSPLATPPVETPGHGLLAGKKVVVTAAAGTGIGFSSARRALLEGADVLISDFHERRLGEAADKLAAEFPEQQVASIVCDVSSTEQVDALITGAAEQLGRIDVLINNAGLGGETPVVDMTDDQWDRVLDITLTSTFRATRAALRYFRSVDHGGVLVNNASVLGWRAQHSQAHYAAAKAGVMALTRCSAIEAAEYGVRINAVAPSIARHAFLAKVTSEELLDRLASDEAFGRAAEVWEVAATIAMLASDYTTYLTGEVVSVSSQRA
- a CDS encoding acyl-CoA dehydrogenase family protein, coding for MRFALDESHEDFASSIDALLTKSDMPQVIRAWNSGDTAPGLQVWERLAETGVNGLLVAEEHDGLGADAVDLVVAVEQLGRHAVPGPVVETVAVAPVLLATVAPERLGPLAAGSLATVAMLPHAPYAVDAHVAGLALHVADGTVSVGTPGETRESVDRSRTLASLTAGESLGSSDTAAAFDIGVLASAAQLQGLGRTLLDTTVEYAQQRKQFGRAIGSFQAVKHHLAEVAIALEMARPLLHGAAIAVRDGLPTVSRDVSAAKIACGDAAYLAARTALQVHGAIGYTQEYDLSLWITKVRALVTAWGTPDEHRARVVAALESEAS